The DNA window CACCTCTGCCGTTGCACCGGAGTCGCGAGCAGCGTCGACGACGGCCTGTGGGGTGACAGAGAAGATGGCCCGGCTCACGTCGTCGGCGTCGAGTTCGAACACCCGCATGTCAGATCCCCTTCCTGAGAAACAGAGCCCGCCCGATGTGCGTCTTCTCCGGTCTGGGCACTGCGTCCATATCGGCGAGGGTCCACGCGACGCGAAGCACACGGTCGTATCCACGCATGGTGATGCTGCCGTGTTCGAGCGCGCGATCGATTGGCTCGGTGACGTCGCGCGGCAACGCTCGCGACCCAGCGCGCAGCCACGGACCCGGAACCTGCCCGTTCGTGGTCCACCCGGTCCCGGCAAGGCGCGACACGGTGCGCTGCCGGGTCTCGGAAACCAGACGCCGCGCATCGGTGCTGTGTGTGCCGGCGGTTTCACCCGAGAGCACCATTTCTGCTCGCGAGATGCGATGCATTCTGAGCTGGATGTCGATCCGGTCCATGAGCGGTCCGGAGAGCCGGCCCAGGTAACGGCGAATAGCCGCCGGCGGGCAGACACACGAATTCTCCCTGCTGCCGTACTGGCCGCATGGGCAGGGGTTCGCGGCGAGGACGAGCTGGAATCTGCCCGGAAAGTGGGCGACCGCGTTGGCGCGATGGATGCTGATGGTTCCGGACTCGAGCGGCTGCCGCAACGCGTCAAGTACGTTTGCCTGAAACTCCGGCGCCTCATCGAGGAAGAGGACACCGTGGGCAGCCCGCGCCGCAGCACCGGGTCGGATGAGCTTGCTCCCTCCACCGAGGATTGCTGCGGTCGTCGCAGTGTGGTGCGGACTCTCGAAGGGCGGGCGCGACTGGAGCTGCGTGCCGATGGGCTGCCCGGCAAGCGACCTGACAGAGGTCACGTCGAGTGCCTCGGTGACACCGAGGTCGGGCAGGATGCCGGGAAGCCGCGCTGCGAGCATCGTCTTGCCCGCCCCGGGCGGGCCGAGCATCATCAGGTGGTGGCCGCCGGCCGCCGCGACGAGCAGGGCCTGGATCGCGTCCTCCTGACCGACGATGTCCGAGAGATCCAGGTCGGCCGGCGCCTCGGCATCCGTTGCAGCGGTG is part of the Mycetocola zhujimingii genome and encodes:
- a CDS encoding YifB family Mg chelatase-like AAA ATPase, translating into MTVGRTWAVALLGLDGSLVEVEADISAQLPKFVIIGLADRSLGEAEGRVRQAATNAGCRLSGQRITVNLSPASLPKNGSGFDLAIALSCLAADSVVSNESIDGVVHIGELGLDGRLRPTPGVLPAVLAAVRAGRKTVMVPAGNEHEARLIPDVTVIPVASLREAAIWHGASLTPVEVAPILTAATDAEAPADLDLSDIVGQEDAIQALLVAAAGGHHLMMLGPPGAGKTMLAARLPGILPDLGVTEALDVTSVRSLAGQPIGTQLQSRPPFESPHHTATTAAILGGGSKLIRPGAAARAAHGVLFLDEAPEFQANVLDALRQPLESGTISIHRANAVAHFPGRFQLVLAANPCPCGQYGSRENSCVCPPAAIRRYLGRLSGPLMDRIDIQLRMHRISRAEMVLSGETAGTHSTDARRLVSETRQRTVSRLAGTGWTTNGQVPGPWLRAGSRALPRDVTEPIDRALEHGSITMRGYDRVLRVAWTLADMDAVPRPEKTHIGRALFLRKGI